The following are encoded in a window of Roseimaritima ulvae genomic DNA:
- the metG gene encoding methionine--tRNA ligase produces MSPRRILVTSALPYANGPIHIGHLVEYIQTDIWVRFQKLIGNRCVYVCADDTHGTAIMIRARQEGRSEEDLIAAMQQAHERDFAGFDIQFDNYGSTHCDENRQLCGQVWQSLRDADLIVEREIEQLYDPEANTFLADRFVRGTCPKCHSTNQPGDNCSKCGSTYSPADLIDPKSTLSGATPEVRAAKHLFVQLDKLHGFLSEWVANSGALQSETANYLTGHFLKDELRDWDISRPAPYFGFEIPDAPGNYWYVWFDAPIGYIASTQQWCEKHGESLDDWWKSDQTEIHHFIGKDITYFHTLFWPGMLKSAGLSLPTKVHIHGFLTVGGEKMSKSTGTLVTAETFLQHHDPAYLRYFYATKLTPRVEDMDLGLEEFVEKVNSDLVGKVVNLASRTAKFAGKLGLSAEYPEDGGLFEQAAAAGDEIAAAYEACDYARAMRQIMELADRANPFVEHAKPWEMKKDPERQTELQDVCTVALNLFRQLAIYLSPVLPRLAEQCGELMGEPITSWQQCRTPLVATPVAPFKHMMKRVQLEDLKKMIEESKEQPEVETSQATFNDSDQPLKDEPLAEEITIDDFVKVDLRVARIVSAEQVPEANKLLKLTLSLGGEERRQVFAGIKAAYEPEQLVGRLVVMAANLKPRKMRFGLSEGMVTAAGPGKSDVFLLGVDEGAQPGQRVH; encoded by the coding sequence ATGAGCCCTCGCCGCATCCTCGTCACCAGTGCCCTGCCCTACGCCAACGGCCCGATCCACATCGGCCATTTGGTCGAATACATCCAAACGGATATCTGGGTACGGTTTCAAAAACTGATCGGAAACCGCTGTGTGTATGTCTGTGCGGACGACACGCACGGCACGGCGATCATGATTCGCGCCCGTCAGGAAGGCCGCAGCGAAGAGGACTTGATCGCCGCCATGCAGCAGGCTCACGAGCGTGATTTCGCCGGCTTCGATATCCAGTTCGACAACTACGGCAGCACTCACTGCGACGAAAACCGTCAGCTGTGCGGCCAGGTCTGGCAGTCCCTGCGCGATGCGGACCTGATCGTCGAACGGGAGATCGAACAGCTATACGACCCCGAAGCCAATACTTTTCTGGCCGACCGTTTTGTCCGCGGCACCTGTCCCAAGTGCCACAGCACCAATCAGCCGGGCGACAACTGCAGCAAGTGCGGTAGCACCTACAGCCCGGCCGATCTGATCGACCCCAAAAGTACGCTCAGCGGCGCTACACCCGAGGTGCGGGCGGCGAAGCACCTGTTTGTTCAACTGGACAAGCTGCATGGGTTTCTGTCCGAGTGGGTGGCCAACAGCGGCGCCTTGCAGAGCGAAACGGCGAATTATCTGACCGGTCACTTTTTGAAAGACGAACTGCGGGACTGGGATATTTCGCGGCCGGCACCCTACTTCGGTTTCGAAATTCCTGACGCGCCGGGCAACTACTGGTACGTCTGGTTCGACGCCCCGATCGGCTATATCGCCAGCACGCAGCAGTGGTGCGAAAAGCATGGCGAGTCGTTGGACGATTGGTGGAAATCCGATCAGACGGAGATCCATCATTTCATCGGCAAAGATATTACCTACTTCCACACGCTGTTTTGGCCCGGGATGTTAAAGTCCGCCGGGTTAAGTCTGCCGACCAAAGTCCACATCCACGGCTTCCTGACCGTGGGCGGCGAAAAGATGTCCAAGTCCACCGGCACGTTGGTCACCGCCGAAACTTTTTTGCAGCATCACGATCCCGCCTACCTGCGATACTTCTACGCCACCAAGTTGACGCCCCGTGTCGAAGATATGGACTTGGGGCTGGAGGAATTCGTCGAGAAGGTGAACAGCGATCTGGTCGGCAAGGTCGTGAACTTGGCCAGCCGGACCGCCAAGTTTGCCGGCAAGCTGGGTCTGTCGGCGGAGTATCCCGAGGACGGTGGGTTGTTCGAGCAAGCCGCCGCGGCGGGCGACGAAATCGCGGCCGCGTACGAAGCCTGCGACTATGCCCGCGCGATGCGGCAGATCATGGAATTGGCCGATCGCGCCAATCCCTTCGTCGAACACGCCAAGCCTTGGGAAATGAAAAAGGATCCCGAGCGTCAAACCGAATTGCAAGACGTTTGCACGGTGGCGTTGAACCTGTTTCGGCAGTTGGCAATTTACCTTTCGCCCGTACTGCCGCGTTTGGCAGAGCAATGCGGAGAATTAATGGGTGAACCGATTACGTCGTGGCAACAGTGCCGCACGCCGTTGGTCGCAACGCCCGTCGCCCCATTCAAGCACATGATGAAACGTGTGCAGTTAGAGGATTTGAAAAAGATGATTGAAGAAAGCAAGGAGCAGCCCGAGGTGGAAACCAGTCAGGCAACCTTCAACGACAGCGATCAACCGCTCAAGGACGAGCCCTTAGCGGAGGAAATCACGATCGATGATTTTGTCAAAGTCGACCTGCGTGTGGCCCGCATCGTGTCAGCCGAACAGGTGCCCGAAGCGAACAAGTTGTTGAAGTTGACGTTGAGCTTGGGAGGCGAGGAACGCCGACAGGTTTTTGCGGGCATCAAAGCCGCGTATGAACCCGAGCAGTTGGTCGGCCGCTTGGTCGTGATGGCCGCCAATTTGAAACCGCGCAAAATGCGGTTTGGACTGAGCGAAGGCATGGTCACGGCAGCCGGCCCGGGCAAGAGCGATGTGTTTTTGCTGGGCGTCGACGAAGGCGCCCAACCCGGCCAACGCGTGCACTAA
- a CDS encoding transporter — translation MKLRSLLACSLTLTLSTIAFSPLATADGNRKSLADKHAPAGIMGDHLHERGEWMVEYKYMNMYMEDNRIGDVTVSDQAAIGPAGGPPGIVVDGIRTNAGAAPTQMTMEMHMMHIMYGASDDVTLYTMLMLPSLTMDHIRGDMAGVNRGTSFTTHNSGFGDMTLGALLRLYSDDCHDLIFNLGCSVPTGDIYRETTIPSGGAVSQPLPYPMRLGSGTFNARPGITYKRYGEWWSGGVQFQTDLPIGKNYRGYSVSNEFRLSSWTSVLLTENWAVSLRGEHIWRTNFDGADPTANNMMIATNVESFRGGYWYNIGIGTQAIINKCYLNLELVPNIAQDLEGIQLETDFSVIASVSRAW, via the coding sequence ATGAAGTTGCGTTCGCTGCTCGCCTGCTCGCTCACCCTGACACTATCCACGATCGCGTTTTCCCCACTGGCCACGGCCGACGGAAACCGCAAGAGCTTGGCCGACAAGCACGCGCCGGCGGGCATCATGGGCGACCACCTGCATGAGCGCGGCGAGTGGATGGTCGAATACAAGTACATGAACATGTACATGGAAGACAATCGCATCGGCGATGTCACCGTGTCGGACCAAGCCGCCATCGGACCGGCCGGCGGACCGCCCGGAATCGTTGTCGACGGTATCCGCACCAACGCCGGCGCGGCCCCCACGCAGATGACCATGGAAATGCACATGATGCACATCATGTACGGCGCGTCGGACGACGTCACGCTGTACACGATGCTGATGCTGCCCAGCCTGACCATGGACCACATCCGCGGTGATATGGCGGGCGTCAACCGAGGCACCTCGTTCACGACGCACAACAGTGGCTTCGGTGACATGACGCTGGGCGCACTACTTCGCTTATACAGCGACGATTGCCACGATCTGATCTTTAACCTCGGCTGCAGCGTGCCCACCGGCGACATCTACCGCGAGACCACCATCCCCAGCGGCGGAGCGGTCTCGCAGCCCCTGCCATACCCGATGCGACTGGGCAGCGGCACCTTTAACGCTCGGCCCGGCATCACCTACAAACGCTACGGCGAATGGTGGTCCGGAGGTGTGCAGTTCCAAACCGACCTGCCGATCGGCAAAAATTATCGCGGGTACAGCGTCAGCAACGAGTTCCGCTTGAGCTCCTGGACCAGCGTCCTGCTGACCGAAAACTGGGCGGTTTCGCTCCGCGGCGAACACATCTGGCGGACCAACTTCGACGGCGCCGACCCCACGGCCAACAACATGATGATCGCCACCAACGTGGAATCGTTCCGTGGCGGTTACTGGTACAACATCGGCATCGGCACCCAAGCCATCATCAATAAGTGCTACCTGAACCTGGAACTCGTGCCGAACATCGCCCAGGACCTGGAAGGCATCCAACTGGAAACCGACTTCTCGGTAATCGCCAGCGTATCGAGAGCTTGGTAG